A region from the Vicia villosa cultivar HV-30 ecotype Madison, WI linkage group LG3, Vvil1.0, whole genome shotgun sequence genome encodes:
- the LOC131658819 gene encoding uncharacterized protein LOC131658819, with protein MKNRKCSKFFLKRFQEDTIVDADGYPLYRRRANSHVIQKNGVSFDNRHVVPYNTRFLLKYHAHINMEWCNQITSIKYLFKYIHKGFDRIGATISTSNNDSGNDREPVDEIKQYLDCRYVSPSEACWRIYSYNIRGRKPAVERMYYHLVGEQAVYYPDHARMENILEKASVAESMFTAWFVANAKYEEARSLTYGQFVTKFVYEKKSRTWKPRKKGFTIGRLIWVPPTTGELFYLRLMLTVVKGPLTFEEIRKVGGTQLDTFRDACFAMGFLEDDREYIGAIREASEWGSGHFLRKLFVVMLLSSAVNRPGHLWDETWSLLSDGLLHQQRQLAHNAEEELKNLTLTEIEKILQANRRSLTDFKPIPYPDGYVLQQLGNRLIYDERSYDVPTMRTQFTSLFNALTGEQRSIFDKIMASVRDQKGAVYFLHGYGGTGKTYMWRTLASALRSKHDICLTVATSGIASLLLPGGRTAHSKFKIPVPTMENSTCKIDYNDDVAELLRQTKLFIWDEAPMAHKHAFEALDRTLKDVMSKYGNSKEIFGGKVVVFGGDFRQILPVVPRGSRSDIVHSAINASYIWRSVEVLTLTQNMRLQSGPNEAEKQEIADFSKWLLQIGEGKLSEPNDGFADIQMPPELLITDYTDPIVAIVNSTYPDFSENYQSNDYLKSKAILASTLEVVDKINNHVLDLMPGDTKDYYSSNTVDRSEIHDTNVVDILTPEFLSLLTTSGLPNHLIRLKVGTPVMLMRNIDQSEGLCNGTRVMITKMGNHVIEAKIMAGKGCGNLVYIPRMDMSPSQSPWPFKLKRRQFPIIVSYAMTINKSQGQSLDTVGLYLPRDVFTHGQIYVALSRVTTKQGIKILIYDESDKSKSTTTNVVYKETWCLLCYGITLTGIPQPCKRGTKYRLDDSS; from the exons ATGAAAAACCGAAAATGCTCGAAATTCTTCCTGAAGCGTTTCCAAGAAGATACTATCGTTGATGCAGATGGCTATCCCCTATACAGAAGACGCGCTAATTCCCATGTCATCCAAAAAAATGGTGTCTCTTTTGACAATCGACATGTCGTACCTTACAATACAAGATTCCTATTGAAATATCATGCACATATTAACATGGAGTGGTGTAACCAAATTACATCAATCAAATATCTATTCAAATATATTCACAAGGGATTTGATAGAATCGGTGCAACAATTTCAACTTCTAACAACGATTCGGGAAACGACAGAGAGCCTGTTGATGAAATTAAACAGTATCTGGATTGTAGATATGTCTCCCCGAGTGAGGCGTGTTGGAGGATTTATTCCTACAACATTCGTGGCAGGAAACCGGCGGTCGAACGTATGTATTATCATTTAGTAGGTGAGCAAGCAGTTTACTACCCGGATCACGCGAGAATggaaaatattttggaaaaagcgAGTGTGGCGGAGTCTATGTTTACTGCTTGGTTTGTTGCTAACGCGAAATACGAGGAGGCAAGGTCACTGACATATGGACAGTTTGTCACTAAGTTTGTTTATGAGAAAAAGAGCAGAACATGGAAACCGCGGAAAAAGGGCTTCACCATTGGTCGTTTAATTTGGGTTCCCCCAACCACTGGAGAGTTGTTTTACTTGCGACTGATGTTGACTGTGGTTAAGGGACCCTTAACTTTTGAAGAAATTCGCAAAGTTGGTGGGACCCAGTTAGATACTTTCAGGGATGCCTGCTTTGCCATGGGATTCCTAGAAGATGACCGGGAATACATTGGGGCAATACGCGAGGCGAGTGAATGGGGGTCGGGGCATTTTCTCCGCAAGCTTTTTGTAGTAATGCTTTTGTCTTCCGCTGTTAATAGGCCTGGTCATCTTTGGGATGAGACATGGAGTCTACTATCTGATGGTCTGCTGCATCAGCAGAGACAGCTAGCTCACAATGCAG AAGAGGAGTTGAAGAATTTGACATTAACGGAAATTGAAAAGATACTACAAGCAAATCGAAGAAGCCTCACCGACTTTAAACCAATTCCATATCCTGATGGATACGTTCTACAACAATTAGGGAATAGGCTGATTTATGATGAACGGAGTTATGATGTGCCTACAATGAGAACCCAATTTACGTCACTTTTCAATGCTCTGACAG GTGAGCAAAGGTcaatatttgataaaattatgGCGTCTGTTCGAGATCAAAAGGGTGCCGTGTACTTCCTACATGGTTACGGTGGAACCGGTAAAACTTACATGTGGCGAACACTAGCAAGTGCATTGAGGTCCAAACATGATATATGTCTTACCGTGGCAACGAGTGGTATAGCTTCTTTATTATTGCCCGGTGGTAGAACGGCACATTCTAAATTCAAGATACCTGTCCCAACCATGGAGAATTCAACATGCAAGATTGACTATAATGATGACGTAGCAGAGCTATTACGACAGACAAAGCTTTTTATCTGGGATGAAGCACCAATGGCACACAAACACGCTTTTGAAGCACTCGATCGAACTTTGAAGGACGTAATGTCTAAGTACGGTAATTCGAAGGAAATCTTTGGTGGAAAGGTTGTTGTGTTCGGAGGTGATTTTAGACAGATTTTGCCCGTTGTTCCTAGAGGTAGTCGTTCTGATATCGTACATTCTGCCATAAATGCTTCTTACATATGGCGTTCTGTCGAAGTTTTAACTTTAACACAAAACATGCGGCTGCAATCCGGGCCAAATGAAGCTGAAAAACAGGAAATTGCCGACTTCTCAAAGTGGCTGTTGCAAATTGGTGAAGGCAAACTTTCAGAGCCAAATGATGGCTTCGCCGACATTCAAATGCCACCAGAACTGTTGATCACTGATTACACAGACCCAATCGTCGCCATCGTTAATAGTACTTATCCTGATTTTAGCGAAAATTACCAGTCTAACGACTACCTCAAAAGTAAGGCGATACTTGCTTCTACGTTGGAAGTTGTTGATAAAATCAACAATCACGTCCTTGATCTGATGCCAG GGGACACCAAGGATTACTACAGCTCAAACACTGTCGACAGATCTGAAATTCACGACACCAACGTAGTGGATATACTCACACCCGAGTTTCTCAGTTTGCTAACTACTTCAGGGTTACCTAACCACCTAATTAGGTTGAAGGTAGGAACACCTGTTATGCTTATGCGTAACATAGATCAGTCGGAGGGTCTGTGCAACGGTACAAGGGTAATGATAACTAAGATGGGAAACCATGTCATCGAGGCGAAAATAATGGCGGGAAAAGGTTGTGGAAACTTGGTTTACATCCCTCGAATGGATATGTCTCCCTCGCAGTCTCCTTGGCCCTTCAAACTCAAACGGCGTCAATTTCCAATAATTGTCTCTTATGCGATGACGATCAATAAATCTCAAGGACAATCTCTGGACACAGTAGGACTTTATTTGCCAAGAGACGTGTTTACTCATGGCCAAATCTACGTGGCATTGTCAAGGGTAACGACGAAGCAAGGAATCAAAATTTTGATATACGACGAAAGCGATAAATCGAAGTCTACTACTACAAATGTTGTGTATAAAGAG ACTTGGTGCTTACTGTGTTACGGGATAACACTGACAGGAATTCCCCAACCATGCAAAAGAGGAACCAAATATCGCCTCGATGACAGCAGCTGA
- the LOC131658820 gene encoding uncharacterized protein LOC131658820, whose protein sequence is MELCGILKHLEMKDYFMIAKISSQSFPEIQPSFVKNSGNEICKSWTIMNNQGVHHELIYNQIEMHPLVLSGWPCMESYYNLPSDVVLTIGYYGNNNFSILSFKEVRRAQDLPHFHSRNVFSNDIYYFDVDLHPFSVDIPKLVELSLIFVKLQENFATFLRDHAYEYIVLCGDNGKNKFMSTLKIEDPRRTKIGYGWNDFCKSNNFKCGDRIRFRLDVTSLDKTCYVYLIA, encoded by the exons ATGGAGCTATGCGGCATTCTCAAACACTTAGAAATGAAAGATTACTTTATGATCGCAAAGATATCATCACAG TCATTCCCGGAGATTCAACCGTCATTTGTGAAAAACAGCGGCAATGAAATTTGTAAAAGTTGGACCATAATGAATAATCAAGGTGTACATCATGAACTGATTTATAACCAGATTGAAATGCATCCACTGGTTCTAAGTGGATGGCCTTGTATGGAATCGTATTACAATCTACCATCGGATGTAGTTTTGACGATTGGATATTATGGTAACAACAACTTttcaattttatcatttaaggaGGTACGGAGAGCCCAAGATTTACCGCATTTTCATAGCAGAAACGTCTTTTCCAATGACATATATTATTTCGACGTAGATCTCCATCCATTCAGTGTTGATATTCCAAAATTAGTTGAGTTGTCTCTAATCTTTGTG AAATTGCAGGAGAATTTTGCAACCTTCCTTAGAGACCATGCATATGAATACATTGTGCTGTGCGGTGACAACGGGAAGAATAAATTCATGTCTACTTTGAAAATTGAAGATCCTCGCCGCACAAAGATAGGATATGGATGGAATGATTTTTGCAAgtccaacaacttcaaatgcggaGATAGGATCCGATTTAGGTTAGATGTTACTTCATTAGACAAAACTTGTTATGTGTATTTAATTGCATGA